The Taeniopygia guttata chromosome 1A, bTaeGut7.mat, whole genome shotgun sequence DNA window AGCATTAAAAATGTTGTGTAATTAACTTGTAGTCTTTACATTTGGGTCTAAGGGgaattaaaacaataatttttgCAGAATAACACAatgaatttctttttgttgaacagaaaagaagaaatattgacAAAGTCTGATGATGGCACATGGAATAACTCAAGGACTTCAGGTACAACACCCAGTTTAATTAGTTCCTCCTTACTGCAcatgttaattaaaaataatgtaaccAACATCATGGAAATTATTCAACTGTTTTTTTAACTCTTCAGACCCAAACATCCCAGAAATTGTTTATTCACAAGCAGAAGACAAAGACACAAAACTAgctaaagaaaatgtaaaagacAAAAATGCAGAATACAACCAGGGTGATCACAATGATGATGAAAAAGAATTAGAGTTGCTGGTAAGTGTTATACAATTATATCTACagtattaaattatttgaatcCATTTACGCTTCAAAGCTGGTGAAATGCCCCCTTTTAACAGAGCTGACTGATGTACTAATTTACAAATGTAAAGCCTTGGTCTGTACTTACACTGAATCTCTAACTGATTCAACAATAGAAGGTGCTTTGATTTCGGTATAGTGCATCAACTTTTTCTGGTCTTAAATTAATGACATCTCCCTTTTACTTCTTTACCAGAGGCTCTAAAAGATGGTTCTAAGGAATTAGAAgagtaacatttaaaaaatctccCCTCCTAGTCTCTgggatggaaatatttttaaatatatgctCTCTATTTGTAAAATTTTTATCTTTGTAGTGCTGTTTACTTATAAGATTTTTGAAATTATAACTATATGAGCATAGtaagtatatatatttatattagcAGTTTCTTCTGTATCAGTattttacattatatttttaCAATGAATTTCACACTCGGTGAACATTCAATCTATTTGGATTTCTGtgcatgcatgtgtgtgtgtggtttgcCTTGCATTTTTCAGTGTGAAAGAAAAAACGGCAATAAATGAGACACATACAGCAATCTATTATTCCCAGTGTCTGTTCTCAGCTCATATCATTTGGGTGCACAGATTCATAATCATAGATTATAATCGCTATCACCTGTGAAAATGTGAATGCTAAATCAGATAAGAGAGGAAGATGGgaaacattctttttttattgttaatagagagaaaaaattcCTCTCATTTCAATATaaatttttgttgtcttttactttaaaaagtttaCATTTGTTGCCTATTGTGGAACCTTTTGCTGCCCAAAAGTCAAcattttggttcttttttcttcatggtgAAATGTGCAAAGGAAGACCTCTAAAATCCCTTGTTGTTCTCAGTCCACCCTTTTACAAAGAAGAGGATCAAATATAACCATTTGTTTATCAATTGCCAGACTTGTCCGTACAATAAATGAAGGGGGAGCTATAATTTAGATGTTAATTTGCACTGTGCGCTCTTTAATGAATTAAACAATGAAGGCTTATAATACATGGAAATACAACCAAATCTTTGAAACACACAGGCATTGGCTCACAAGACAGCTGTGCAGTTGACAAGTAACATGAGCCTTATGTGAGAAGAAGGGGAAATCGTAAGATTTGCATATAATTATTGAGATCATGCAAATGTCAGTTatgaggaggggaaaaaaacacaggcaTCTCACTGTTAAATCCTGACAGTTGGCATCACCGAAGAACTCAAATACACTTGAGCACTGGTTGGCAGAGGGTCATTAAAACAGAATTTGCAGAGACATTAGCTCCCTCACTTTTCTTTGAGTGACGTTTTACTATTAATAGTTTGCAGAGGCTTTGCAGAAAACATATTAATAAGAGAAACTGTAATGGGGGTATCTACAGCAAGTGCAAATGTATAAAGGGGTGCCCGAGAAGCTAGCCTCTAATTGATCAGCTAGTGCTATCAGTGTGACTGCTAAAGTGAGAAGAGAGTGCAGTGACAAGCAGGCATAGCTGAATAATACAATATGATAtttgggagctgggagggagaaTGATTAGTTTCTGGCCTTTTACTTTGCTAATCTCATTTCCAACTCATGTCTTACCAGATTGTCTAAAAACAGTCTGGTTTGAAGCCTGTAAAATGCTCCCTGAGAGAAATGAAGCACAGATAATCCTTACAGTATTTGTCAGTGTGAAATGTGTCTTTGTTTTACTGGACAATACTGTACATTACCGGGCACTGATGTACTGTATCAATGCCCTTGTTTAAGCACCAATCCTCCCCCCTCACCCCACGGCTTCCTCTCTCCAAATCTAGAATCAAATGCATAGTGAACAAATTAGCCTGCCTTTAAGGAAATATTCTCTTCAGATTTAATTTGTATAAAATCCACTAGCAGCTTACTGAACTCATGAATAAAGAGAGAGGGTTCTGAgcactattttattttctgctccttTCAGCACCACCATAAAGCTCATTACCTATgttaaaaaatacatgcaatgcAAATTTTGCAAATGGTTTGGAACATGTTTCCATAAAAGCTttgttactgaaaacaaaactttcCATAATGAAATCCTGCCTCCTTAATTTGGTATATTTTTGCAAAgcattttttcatcattctttTTCTATTCTATTGTTTCAGTTAAATCAGCACTTCACAGGAGCTAGAGGTACCTCTTCCAGAGATGAAAGGAATTTATACACAACAGAACCAATTAATTTTCCAAGTGAAACTGAAAGATTGGTGGAAAAGCTAACCTGTATAGAAAGAAGCAGTGCCTTGTACCCTGTGCCTATCGGTTCCTCATCTGAAAACACTTCACATGTGATAGGAGAAGAATTAAAAGATAAAGCTAAGTATTGTGTAAGAGATTATAATAATCAGCTACCAGGGAAGGGAGTCACTGCTGGCTCAGTAAACAGCTATGAGCAGTCTTTGGAACCTACTGGTACCAGTGAAAGTCGGACAAAGCAGAATGAGGCTACCAATATTATGGCTACTGGCTCAAGCCGACAAGGAGAGAGGCACACAGATATTTCAGAAGGTGAATTAGACAGTTCCTCAGGAAGTAAGATGATGGAGAGCTTATTCTTCAGTGAGGATGCTGCTGGTACCTCAAAAGAGGCCTGTGAAACAAGACCAGAAGCCATTTTACCAGAGCATGACAAAACCATGCAATTAAATGCATGCATAGCAAGGACGCTGGATGGCAATGCTAATCCAGCTCTGGAGCACCAGGTACCACAAATGTCTCACCAAACTTTGCATTCATTGTCGTcagatgctgaaaaaaatgaaggaaaaatcaaGATGATTGAAAGCAAAGTTCAGGTACACTTAAGAGGAGATTTGTATGCCAGCACTTTTGCACATGCTGGTGTCTCAACAGATTCTATGCAAAAAAGAGTTGGTGAAATGTCAGAAAGGAACACTGATTTAGGGAAGCAGAAAGAAGTCATTGAAGTAGCAGACTTGGCATCAATCGGTGAGGAGGAAGCTTCCAAGTCTTTCAAGGCATACAGGAAACACAATGCCAAAGCCCTGAACACAGCACCTCTGCCAGCTGAGAACAAGCAGGcacccagggccaccaggcTGGATGAAAGGCGACCTGAGGACACTCAGGAACACAGAGGATTCAGGAGGCTAAAAGACAGAGAGACAAACAATACAAATACAGGGAGACCAATTGGAAGGGAAAGTGAAGCAAACTTTGCAGAGCAGAGGTGGCAAGAAACAGGGAGTGAGGTTCGGTGGAGAGTGAGGGGGAGCATGGAACCTCAGACCATGACTTCCACAAAGGAGTTGTTTACCTGCCAGGAGGCAGAGAAGTGTGAAAAGTCTTCTGTCTCTGAGCAGGGTATTACAGAGAAAGCAGAGGCAGGTACAGCTTATATAATTAAAACAACATCAGAAAGTGCTCCAGAAAAAATGCCTGGCAGTGAAAAAGCAGTAATTGCTAAGCTACCTCGAGAGACTGCACTAAGTGACAGGCccacagaggaaaaggaaacagcGTTTGATACACATGAAGGGAGAAATGATGGTTCACATTATGCTCTTTGTCAACTCAACACAGTGGGTGTATTATATGACACTGAATTTGAAAAGGAATCAGTTTTAGGTATTTATAATGCATGCGTACATGAAACACTGCAAGGAGAAACTAAGTCTGTCTGCAATAGCAGGGAAAAATGTTCCAAAGCACAAGCAGACAATATTCTACCTGTAGGAGAAGCAGTAAAGGCTTCTGCTACAGGAAAGAAAGATTTGCAGGAGGGTTTATGTTCAGAAGTACCTAAAAGTGCCCTGAGTACTGAGAAGCATCTGTACTATGAGAAAGCAGAAGATCTCTACAGGGAAGAAAGCCATGGTGATACACTTTCCTGTTTATGTTCTAAAGCTGAAACAAAAATGCCACCTTCTGGTACAAGCACTGTGCCTAGTTACCATTATAAAAGCTCTTCAGTGCCATCTTCAGAAGGGCCCACTATGGAAGAAGGTATGGAGCACCTGTATAGACACTTTGAATCCAAAGTCATTGACAAGATTGCTGCTGA harbors:
- the PPP1R3A gene encoding protein phosphatase 1 regulatory subunit 3A isoform X2, with the translated sequence MESFEGPSQVNKANLLRVPTGNDSTSDDEDVNIDIKLRFSPCPRRRNSSASEEEEAETPTNISRKVSFADAFGFDLVSVKEFDIWEFPNTGQENYIEDEVFPQDEYFFSQQFTLPASQEELLQKVRKQKVVLESVLLLPGITCMNGIVRVLNVSFEKQVYVRMTLNNWLSYYDILAEFMPNSCGSETDQFCFKISLVPPFQKDGIKVEFCIRYETSVGIFWANNDDKNYTLICHKKETVPKVDNKAQKEVTDRSLKGCLKTTQSRKEEILTKSDDGTWNNSRTSDPNIPEIVYSQAEDKDTKLAKENVKDKNAEYNQGDHNDDEKELELLLNQHFTGARGTSSRDERNLYTTEPINFPSETERLVEKLTCIERSSALYPVPIGSSSENTSHVIGEELKDKAKYCVRDYNNQLPGKGVTAGSVNSYEQSLEPTGTSESRTKQNEATNIMATGSSRQGERHTDISEGELDSSSGSKMMESLFFSEDAAGTSKEACETRPEAILPEHDKTMQLNACIARTLDGNANPALEHQVPQMSHQTLHSLSSDAEKNEGKIKMIESKVQVHLRGDLYASTFAHAGVSTDSMQKRVGEMSERNTDLGKQKEVIEVADLASIGEEEASKSFKAYRKHNAKALNTAPLPAENKQAPRATRLDERRPEDTQEHRGFRRLKDRETNNTNTGRPIGRESEANFAEQRWQETGSEVRWRVRGSMEPQTMTSTKELFTCQEAEKCEKSSVSEQGITEKAEAGTAYIIKTTSESAPEKMPGSEKAVIAKLPRETALSDRPTEEKETAFDTHEGRNDGSHYALCQLNTVGVLYDTEFEKESVLGIYNACVHETLQGETKSVCNSREKCSKAQADNILPVGEAVKASATGKKDLQEGLCSEVPKSALSTEKHLYYEKAEDLYREESHGDTLSCLCSKAETKMPPSGTSTVPSYHYKSSSVPSSEGPTMEEGMEHLYRHFESKVIDKIAAESGYNLNLTNEITCLNKIFSPEVERELPSASDSAISGEGRGRNTGQHFHQAELQQERSWRPEVLISKCTIENGGRGCQTDHLITERKTLSWLEDSLKESQHASDSADISHQKSEALKLPSESPGLKHIALKIFYFFLFLLFAATLYHYDLMVCLALYLFSLYWLYHEGRRNKEPIKKE
- the PPP1R3A gene encoding protein phosphatase 1 regulatory subunit 3A isoform X1; the encoded protein is MESFEGPSQVNKANLLRVPTGNDSTSDDEDVNIDIKLRFSPCPRRRNSSASEEEEAETPTNISRKVSFADAFGFDLVSVKEFDIWEFPNTGQENYIEDEVFPQDEYFFSQQFTLPASQEELLQKVRKQKVVLESVLLLPGITCMNGIVRVLNVSFEKQVYVRMTLNNWLSYYDILAEFMPNSCGSETDQFCFKISLVPPFQKDGIKVEFCIRYETSVGIFWANNDDKNYTLICHKKETVPKVDNKAQKEVTDRSLKGCLKTTQSRLTFSPLLVTTPFLRKEEILTKSDDGTWNNSRTSDPNIPEIVYSQAEDKDTKLAKENVKDKNAEYNQGDHNDDEKELELLLNQHFTGARGTSSRDERNLYTTEPINFPSETERLVEKLTCIERSSALYPVPIGSSSENTSHVIGEELKDKAKYCVRDYNNQLPGKGVTAGSVNSYEQSLEPTGTSESRTKQNEATNIMATGSSRQGERHTDISEGELDSSSGSKMMESLFFSEDAAGTSKEACETRPEAILPEHDKTMQLNACIARTLDGNANPALEHQVPQMSHQTLHSLSSDAEKNEGKIKMIESKVQVHLRGDLYASTFAHAGVSTDSMQKRVGEMSERNTDLGKQKEVIEVADLASIGEEEASKSFKAYRKHNAKALNTAPLPAENKQAPRATRLDERRPEDTQEHRGFRRLKDRETNNTNTGRPIGRESEANFAEQRWQETGSEVRWRVRGSMEPQTMTSTKELFTCQEAEKCEKSSVSEQGITEKAEAGTAYIIKTTSESAPEKMPGSEKAVIAKLPRETALSDRPTEEKETAFDTHEGRNDGSHYALCQLNTVGVLYDTEFEKESVLGIYNACVHETLQGETKSVCNSREKCSKAQADNILPVGEAVKASATGKKDLQEGLCSEVPKSALSTEKHLYYEKAEDLYREESHGDTLSCLCSKAETKMPPSGTSTVPSYHYKSSSVPSSEGPTMEEGMEHLYRHFESKVIDKIAAESGYNLNLTNEITCLNKIFSPEVERELPSASDSAISGEGRGRNTGQHFHQAELQQERSWRPEVLISKCTIENGGRGCQTDHLITERKTLSWLEDSLKESQHASDSADISHQKSEALKLPSESPGLKHIALKIFYFFLFLLFAATLYHYDLMVCLALYLFSLYWLYHEGRRNKEPIKKE